The genomic stretch GGCCGCAGGACGACCCGGCCCGTCGGTGCCCCGACATCTCCCTGGCCCGCGGGCTGCTCGACTGGGCACCGACCGTGGGCCTGCGAGAGGGCCTGGCCCGGACGATCGTGTACTTCTCCGACCGGGCGGAGTGAGGGGTAGGTCAGCCGACGGCGGCCGGCTGGCGACGCCGGGCGCCTCCGACGTCGTCACCGTCCTCGTCGTCGCGCCGGGCCAGGACCGCGGCCGCGACGGCGCAGATGATGCCGAGCAGGAGGGCACCGAGGGGCACCCAGGTCCCGACGAGAGCCGCTTGGGAGCGGGCGTCCTTGGCCAGGTCGGCCTGCTGCTTCTGGGTGCGCGCGTCGAAGGTGAGCGTGACCTGGATCAGGGTCACGGCGTCGGCGCCGGCCTCGTCCTTCAGCACCTGGTGCTGCTGCTCCTGGCCCTTGACGATGACGCCGCTGAGCGGCTCCACCCAGACGGTGCGGGTGTTGTCGTAGTAGCGGGGAGCCTCGACGCTCGGCTCGTCCGAGCCGACGAGGTCGCCGGGGACGTCCAGCACGCCGATCTGCTGCGGCTCGACGCGCTGCTGGTAGCGGTAGACCGTCAGGCCCTGCAGCTTCTCACTGGCCTGGTACTTCATCGGCCGGGCGACCTTGGCGGTGGTGTCGAAGAAGGGGTACGTCGTCTTCTCGGCGTTGAAGGGGAACTTGTAGCTCAGGCCCTTGTGCTTGGTGGGGACGCCGTCGACGTTCTCGTTGCAGCAGTTGACCGCCTCGCCGGTCTTGCGGTCCCAGGCGACCCGGTCCGTCGTCGTGTTGATCATGTTGCCCTCGCTGTCGGAGAGCACCACCGACTCGTCCCAGACCCCAACGGTCTTCGAGCTCGCCGCCACGTCGCCGCGCAGGGTCCGGTGGGCCACCATGTCCACGTTCTCGACCTCCGAGAGCGTCGCCACGTCGAACCGGGTGCCGGTGCCAGGCGCGAAGCTCTCGGCGAACTGGTCCAACGGGGTGACCAGCACGTTCGGGAGGACGTAGAACCTGAGCAGCACCGCGATCGCGACCAGAAAGACAGCAAGCCCCGTCAGGACGTACACGGAAGCCCGCCTCATCCGGATCCTCTCCTCGCAGCGCGCCGCAGGGGGCGGGCGCCGATCGTGCGCGGAGAGTAGCAGCCTGCGACCGGCCCCGAGGACCTTCGGCTACCGGGCGGTAACCGTGTCCTCGTCGGGCCGGAGCAGCCAGTCGACGGCTGCCGCGAGGTCCGGCTGCACCGTCATGGCAGCGGTGCTCTCCGGCGCCGCCGCCGAGAGCAGGACACCGGGCACGCCGGCGGCCAGCCCGGCCAGCACGTCGGACTCGTTGTCCCCGACCACCACGGCGTCGGCGGGGCGCACCGAGGGCCGGTCGTCGAGGGCCGCGACGAGCAGCCCCGGCAACGGCTTGCGGCAGCTGCAGCGCTCGACGTCGTGCGGGCACACGTACCAGCCGTCGACTCGCGCGCCGGCCACGGCGAGCCGAGCCTCGATCTCGGCGTGCACCGCCTCCAGCGCGGTCCGGGTCAGCTCCCCGGTCGCGAGGCCGCGCTGGTTGGTGACC from Actinomycetes bacterium encodes the following:
- a CDS encoding DUF3068 domain-containing protein encodes the protein MYVLTGLAVFLVAIAVLLRFYVLPNVLVTPLDQFAESFAPGTGTRFDVATLSEVENVDMVAHRTLRGDVAASSKTVGVWDESVVLSDSEGNMINTTTDRVAWDRKTGEAVNCCNENVDGVPTKHKGLSYKFPFNAEKTTYPFFDTTAKVARPMKYQASEKLQGLTVYRYQQRVEPQQIGVLDVPGDLVGSDEPSVEAPRYYDNTRTVWVEPLSGVIVKGQEQQHQVLKDEAGADAVTLIQVTLTFDARTQKQQADLAKDARSQAALVGTWVPLGALLLGIICAVAAAVLARRDDEDGDDVGGARRRQPAAVG
- a CDS encoding HAD-IIIA family hydrolase translates to MRGRPRLALLDRDGTINVRSTIRRYVVEPSEVTLLPGVEDAVRLLNDAGVDVAVVTNQRGLATGELTRTALEAVHAEIEARLAVAGARVDGWYVCPHDVERCSCRKPLPGLLVAALDDRPSVRPADAVVVGDNESDVLAGLAAGVPGVLLSAAAPESTAAMTVQPDLAAAVDWLLRPDEDTVTAR